One Equus caballus isolate H_3958 breed thoroughbred chromosome 17, TB-T2T, whole genome shotgun sequence DNA window includes the following coding sequences:
- the ARL11 gene encoding ADP-ribosylation factor-like protein 11: MGSVNSRGHKVEAQVVMMGLDSAGKTTLLYKLKGDQLVETLPTIGFNVEPLEAPGHVSLTLWDVGGQTQLRANWKDYLEGTDILVYVLDSTDEARLPEAVAELMEVLDNPSMAGVPFLVLANKQEAPDALPLLEIRDRLGLERFQDRCWELRACSALTGQGLPEALQSLRSLLKSRRRCVSR; the protein is encoded by the coding sequence ATGGGTTCTGTGAATTCCCGAGGTCACAAGGTGGAAGCCCAGGTGGTGATGATGGGCCTCGACTCAGCCGGCAAGACCACGCTCCTGTACAAACTGAAAGGCGACCAGCTGGTGGAGACCCTGCCCACCATCGGTTTCAATGTGGAGCCTCTTGAAGCCCCAGGGCATGTATCTCTGACTCTCTGGGATGTTGGGGGGCAGACTCAGCTCAGAGCCAACTGGAAGGACTACCTAGAAGGCACGGACATCCTTGTGTATGTGCTGGATAGCACAGATGAAGCCCGGTTGCCCGAGGCCGTGGCTGAGCTCATGGAAGTCCTAGACAACCCCAGCATGGCTGGTGTTCCTTTCTTGGTGCTGGCTAACAAGCAGGAGGCACCTGATGCTCTGCCGCTGCTTGAGATCAGAGAcaggctgggcctggagagaTTCCAGGACCGCTGCTGGGAGCTCCGGGCCTGCAGCGCCCTCACTGGCCAGGGGCTGCCCGAGGCCCTGCAGAGCCTGAGGAGCCTCCTGAAGTCCCGCAGGCGGTGTGTCTCCAGGTGA